One part of the Vitis riparia cultivar Riparia Gloire de Montpellier isolate 1030 chromosome 15, EGFV_Vit.rip_1.0, whole genome shotgun sequence genome encodes these proteins:
- the LOC117931733 gene encoding nitrate regulatory gene2 protein-like gives MGCTASKLDNEDAVRRCKERRRLMKEAVYARHHLAAAHADYCRSLRITGSALSEFAAGEPLSVSDQTPAVLLRNPSSVSNFSYQPPPRVPSPAPSLRPPPPPPAFFPSPSPTIASSKLPHILSASSLNSSRPRRPPKLPHILSESSLASSPVSQRSDGKFHIPTAYQAHSTYSSTPSQTSSVWNWENFYPPSPPDSEFFRRHTDDDKHSEPPDSEFFRPHTDDDKHSEPPESEFFRRHTNNVKHSEPPDSEFFRRPTNGDKHSEPPESEFFRRHTNDVKHSEPPDSEFFRRPTNGDKHSERLHQHQHHHLDDDGEETEREEVQCSEWGDHYSTTSSSDEGDVESRSEIGNRSNFGSSVHNEPTTVKSKFPPASKSNKFDDAGSSVSYSAGAGEISDLKIVVRHRDLSEIVASLKEYFDQAASAGERVSEMLEIGRAQLDRSFRQLKKTVYHSSGVLSNLSSTWTSKPPLAVKYQLDAGSLHEPGGPKSLSSTLDRLFAWEKKLYEEVKAREGVKIAHEKKLSTLQSQEYKGDDEIKLDKTKAAIKRLQSLIIVTSQAVSTTSTAINELKDTDLVPQLVELCHGLMYMWQSMNQFHEVQNHIVQQVRGLVNRVGKGESTSELHRQATRDLESAVSAWHSSFCRLIKYQRDFILSLQGWLRLTLIPLNNDNINGHREQSVVFAFIDEWKLALDRLPDTVASEAIKSFVHVVHAISGKQAEELKIKKRTETASKELEKKGSSLRNIEKKFYHSYSMVGIGLPDSGPDNGQGLDARDPLSEKKAELAACQRRVEDEMVRHSKAVEVTRALTLNNIQTGLPGVFQAMTSFSGLFMEALTLVCERSYAIAA, from the exons ATGGGGTGTACGGCGTCGAAGCTCGACAACGAGGACGCTGTGAGACGGTGCAAGGAGCGGCGCCGCCTCATGAAGGAGGCCGTCTATGCCCGCCATCATCTTGCCGCCGCTCACGCTGACTACTGCCGTTCGCTTCGCATCACTGGTTCTGCTCTCTCCGAGTTCGCCGCCGGAGAACCCCTCTCCGTTTCAGACCAAACCCCTGCTGTTTTGCTTCGGAACCCCTCGTCGGTTTCCAACTTTTCTTATCAGCCTCCGCCGCGAGTGCCCTCACCGGCGCCGTCTCTCCGACCGCCGCCCCCGCCACCGGCGTTCTTCCCCTCGCCTTCTCCGACTATCGCTAGCTCCAAGCTGCCGCATATACTCTCTGCGTCGAGTTTGAACTCGTCTCGCCCGAGGAGGCCTCCAAAGCTCCCTCACATTCTTTCCGAATCGAGCCTCGCTTCGTCTCCTGTGAGTCAGCGGTCCGACGGAAAATTTCATATTCCGACGGCTTATCAGGCGCACTCGACCTATTCGAGTACTCCTTCTCAGACATCATCAGTCTGGAACTGGGAGAATTTCTACCCTCCGTCGCCCCCAGACTCTGAGTTCTTTCGGCGACATACCGACGACGACAAGCACTCCGAACCTCCAGACTCTGAGTTCTTTCGGCCACATACCGACGACGACAAGCACTCCGAGCCTCCAGAATCTGAGTTCTTCCGGCGACATACCAACAACGTCAAGCACTCCGAGCCTCCAGATTCTGAGTTCTTTCGGCGACCTACCAACGGCGACAAGCACTCCGAGCCTCCAGAATCTGAGTTCTTCCGGCGACATACCAACGACGTCAAGCACTCCGAGCCTCCAGATTCTGAATTCTTTCGGCGACCTACCAACGGCGACAAGCACTCCGAGCGCCTGCACCAGCACCAGCACCATCACCTTGATGACGACGGAGAGGAAACTGAGAGAGAAGAGGTTCAATGCAGCGAATGGGGCGACCACTACAGCACAACAAGCTCATCAGACGAGGGAGATGTAGAGTCCAGATCCGAGATCGGGAACCGATCGAATTTCGGATCCTCGGTGCACAATGAACCTACTACTGTTAAATCGAAGTTCCCCCCTGCAAGCAAGTCGAATAAATTCGATGACGCCGGATCGTCCGTGAGCTACAGCGCCGGAGCCGGCGAAATCTCCGATCTGAAAATTGTTGTACGGCATCGAGATTTATCCGAGATTGTTGCATCACTTAAGGAGTACTTCGACCAGGCTGCATCAGCCGGTGAACGCGTTTCCGAGATGCTCGAAATTGGTAGAGCTCAGCTCGATCGGAGCTTCCGACAATTGAAGA AAACTGTGTATCATTCAAGTGGCGTATTGAGTAACTTGAGCTCGACTTGGACCTCCAAACCGCCGTTGGCGGTTAAATACCAGCTCGACGCCGGTTCGCTCCATGAACCGGGCGGTCCAAAGAGCCTTTCCTCGACCTTGGACCGGCTATTCGCATGGGAGAAGAAACTCTACGAAGAAGTCAAG GCTAGAGAAGGTGTGAAGATTGCACATGAAAAGAAGCTGTCTACACTACAGAGCCAGGAGTACAAGGGGGATGATGAGATCAAGTTAGACAAGACAAAGGCTGCCATAAAGAGATTGCAATCACTAATTATTGTCACATCTCAGGCTGTTTCCACCACTTCCACTGCCATCAATGAACTTAAAGACACTGATCTTGTTCCGCAGCTTGTCGAGCTTTGTCACGG GCTCATGTACATGTGGCAATCGATGAATCAGTTCCATGAAGTTCAGAACCATATTGTGCAGCAAGTGCGGGGTCTTGTCAATCGAGTAGGGAAAGGTGAATCAACCTCTGAATTGCACCGGCAGGCCACCCGGGACCTTGAGTCAGCTGTCTCTGCCTGGCACTCCAGCTTCTGCCGCCTTATAAAGTATCAAAGGGACTTCATCCTGTCCCTCCAGGGCTGGCTGAGACTCACACTTATCCCTCTCAACAATGACAACATCAATGGCCACAGGGAGCAGtctgtagtttttgcctttaTTGACGAGTGGAAATTAGCCCTTGACCGTCTCCCAGATACAGTAGCTTCTGAGGCCATCAAAAGCTTTGTCCATGTTGTCCATGCAATATCCGGAAAACAAGCAGAAGAGCTCAAAATTAAAAAGCGAACTGAAACTGCATCAAAAGAGCTTGAGAAAAAGGGTTCGTCTCTTCGGAACATAGAAAAGAAGTTCTACCACTCTTACTCCATGGTTGGTATAGGGCTTCCTGATTCTGGGCCCGACAATGGGCAGGGGTTGGATGCCCGAGACCCACTTTCTGAGAAGAAAGCTGAGCTTGCAGCTTGCCAAAGGCGAGTTGAAGATGAGATGGTGAGGCATTCCAAGGCGGTAGAAGTGACCAGAGCATTGACACTGAATAACATTCAAACAGGCTTGCCAGGGGTTTTCCAGGCAATGACCAGTTTTTCTGGCCTGTTCATGGAGGCACTTACATTGGTATGTGAAAGATCCTATGCAATTGCTGCTTGA